The following proteins are encoded in a genomic region of Primulina huaijiensis isolate GDHJ02 chromosome 3, ASM1229523v2, whole genome shotgun sequence:
- the LOC140974003 gene encoding uncharacterized protein isoform X2, whose translation MDSDRCFIGYRRMEVEELSLPKMRQMCDVYVRTLYPGSFGGSNTYLADEFLYVFRHIPQIALDAFNSAKGRNFKLVKFIKLNRISLLFNSMTFEAKEDGSDECLLFRAVVNMIGTDNVLLCEIRL comes from the exons ATGGATTCGGACCGTTGTTTTATAGGATATCGTAGGATGGAAGTGGAAGAGTTGTCGTTGCCGAAGATGCGTCAA ATGTGTGATGTGTATGTACGCACGCTATATCCTGGTTCATTTGGTGGATCGAACACATACCTTGCCGACGAATTTTTGTATGTATTCAGACATATTCCCCAAATAGCCCTAGACGCCTTCAACAGTGCCAAG GGGAGAAATTTCAAGTTGGTGAAGTTTATCAAGCTTAATCGCATTAGCCTTCTATTTAACTCCATGACTTTCGAGGCTAAGGAAGATGGAAGCGATGAGTGTCTTCTTTTCCGAGCTGTTGTTAATATGATCGGCACGGACAATGTATTGTTGTGTGAGATCAGG CTTTAA
- the LOC140974003 gene encoding uncharacterized protein isoform X1 produces the protein MDSDRCFIGYRRMEVEELSLPKMRQMCDVYVRTLYPGSFGGSNTYLADEFLYVFRHIPQIALDAFNSAKGRNFKLVKFIKLNRISLLFNSMTFEAKEDGSDECLLFRAVVNMIGTDNVLLCEIRDGDVSKDPGDDILSFVRPSCHYICLQKLLS, from the exons ATGGATTCGGACCGTTGTTTTATAGGATATCGTAGGATGGAAGTGGAAGAGTTGTCGTTGCCGAAGATGCGTCAA ATGTGTGATGTGTATGTACGCACGCTATATCCTGGTTCATTTGGTGGATCGAACACATACCTTGCCGACGAATTTTTGTATGTATTCAGACATATTCCCCAAATAGCCCTAGACGCCTTCAACAGTGCCAAG GGGAGAAATTTCAAGTTGGTGAAGTTTATCAAGCTTAATCGCATTAGCCTTCTATTTAACTCCATGACTTTCGAGGCTAAGGAAGATGGAAGCGATGAGTGTCTTCTTTTCCGAGCTGTTGTTAATATGATCGGCACGGACAATGTATTGTTGTGTGAGATCAGG GATGGTGATGTAAGTAAGGATCCGGGTGACGACATTCTTTCCTTTGTTAGACCATCATGTCACTACATTTGTCTTCAGAAATTATTGTCTTAA
- the LOC140974004 gene encoding uncharacterized protein — protein MDSDRCFIGYRRMEEEELSLPKMRQMCDVYVRALYPGSFGGSNTYLADEALYAFRDNPELAPNAFNSAKGRNFKLVKFIKLNRINTLFNSMTFEAKEDGSEECLLFRAVVNLIGTDNVLLCEIRDGDESKDMCGLFCS, from the exons ATGGATTCGGACCGCTGTTTTATAGGATATCGTCGGATGGAAGAGGAAGAGTTGTCGTTGCCGAAGATGCGTCAA ATGTGTGATGTGTATGTGCGCGCGCTATATCCTGGTTCATTTGGTGGATCGAACACATACCTTGCCGACGAAGCTCTATATGCATTCAGAGATAATCCCGAATTAGCCCCAAACGCCTTCAACAGTGCCAAG GGGAGAAACTTCAAGCTTGTGAAGTTTATCAAGCTCAATCGCATTAACACTCTATTTAACTCCATGACTTTCGAGGCTAAGGAAGATGGAAGCGAAGAGTGTCTTCTTTTCCGAGCTGTTGTTAATTTGATAGGCACGGACAATGTATTGTTGTGTGAGATCAGG GATGGTGATGAAAGTAAGGATATGTGTGGTTTGTTCTGCTCATAA